Proteins from a genomic interval of Candidatus Annandia pinicola:
- the miaB gene encoding tRNA (N6-isopentenyl adenosine(37)-C2)-methylthiotransferase MiaB: MIKKLYIKTWGCQMNVYDSSKIINILNKKKYLITKIDLEADILILNTCSIRDKSQEKVFHQLGRWKKIKKKNPKIIICVGGCVASQEGEEILKRAKYVNIIFGPQNIHDLPNMIDNFLKNNKTVIKINFGKIKKFDYYFNFKKNFKSTALISIMEGCNKYCTFCIVPYTRGFEISRPCDDIIREIVFLSKNGVKEVNLLGQNVNAYKGKKNDGKICNFSSLLHLISNINGIERIRFLTSHPIEFTEDIIEAYEYIPKIVNFLHLPVQSGSNKILELMQRLYTVEEYKNIIKKITSIRPNIQISSDFIIGFPGETKSDFEDTMKLINDINFDASFSFIYSPRPGTPASEFKDNVSLKEKKNRLYILQNRINQQTISWSRRMLGSIQKVLVEGISKKNNLKLSGRTENNRIVNFSGNNKMIGKFIYLKITGIKPHSLRGEII; the protein is encoded by the coding sequence ATGATTAAAAAACTATATATTAAAACTTGGGGTTGTCAAATGAATGTGTATGATTCCTCTAAAATAATAAATATTTTGAATAAAAAAAAATATTTGATTACTAAAATAGATTTAGAAGCTGACATATTAATTTTAAATACATGTTCTATAAGAGATAAATCTCAAGAAAAAGTTTTTCATCAATTAGGAAGATGGAAAAAAATAAAAAAAAAAAATCCCAAAATTATTATTTGTGTTGGTGGTTGTGTTGCTTCACAAGAAGGTGAAGAAATATTAAAAAGAGCTAAATATGTAAATATTATATTTGGACCACAGAATATACATGATTTACCTAATATGATAGATAATTTTTTAAAAAATAATAAAACTGTAATAAAAATAAATTTTGGTAAAATAAAAAAATTTGATTATTATTTTAATTTTAAAAAAAACTTTAAATCTACAGCTTTAATATCAATTATGGAAGGATGTAATAAATATTGTACTTTTTGTATAGTTCCTTATACAAGAGGTTTTGAAATAAGTAGACCATGTGATGATATAATAAGAGAAATTGTTTTTTTATCTAAAAATGGTGTTAAAGAAGTTAATTTATTAGGACAAAATGTTAATGCATATAAAGGTAAAAAAAATGATGGTAAAATATGTAACTTTTCATCATTATTACATTTAATATCAAATATTAATGGTATAGAAAGAATTAGATTTTTAACTAGTCATCCTATTGAATTTACAGAAGATATTATAGAAGCATATGAATATATACCAAAAATAGTAAATTTTTTACATCTACCAGTACAAAGTGGTTCTAATAAGATATTAGAATTAATGCAACGTTTATATACAGTTGAAGAATATAAAAATATAATAAAAAAAATAACTTCAATTAGACCTAATATACAAATAAGTTCTGATTTTATAATAGGATTTCCTGGTGAAACTAAAAGTGATTTTGAAGATACAATGAAATTAATAAATGACATAAATTTTGATGCAAGTTTTAGTTTTATTTATTCACCAAGACCTGGAACTCCTGCTTCTGAATTTAAAGATAACGTAAGTCTTAAAGAAAAAAAAAATAGATTATATATATTACAAAATAGAATTAACCAACAAACTATATCTTGGAGTCGTAGAATGTTAGGTAGTATTCAAAAAGTATTAGTTGAAGGTATATCAAAAAAAAATAATTTAAAATTATCAGGAAGAACTGAAAATAATAGAATAGTTAATTTTTCAGGAAATAATAAAATGATAGGTAAATTTATTTATTTAAAAATAACTGGTATAAAACCTCATTCTTTAAGAGGAGAAATAATATAA
- the lipB gene encoding lipoyl(octanoyl) transferase LipB, protein MNNIIVKNLGRRNWYRVYCDMNKFNKKRNINTCDEIWLVEHYPVFTMGKNHKNSNEYKKKIMNIPIMYSNRGGNITYHGLGQQIIYFLIDLNRIKIKIKKFIYIIVNSVINTLLYFNIKSYYLKKNPGIYINKKKICSLGLNFYNGYVSHGLALNIDMDLSPFKYINPCGYKNIKMTQFKELKNNIKTNKIIKILINFLIYMIYF, encoded by the coding sequence ATGAACAATATTATTGTTAAAAATTTAGGTAGACGAAATTGGTATAGAGTTTATTGTGATATGAATAAATTTAATAAAAAAAGAAATATTAATACTTGTGATGAAATATGGTTAGTAGAACATTATCCAGTTTTTACCATGGGTAAAAACCATAAAAATAGTAATGAATATAAAAAAAAAATAATGAATATACCAATTATGTATAGTAATCGTGGAGGTAATATTACATATCATGGTTTAGGTCAACAAATTATATACTTTTTAATAGATTTAAACCGTATAAAAATTAAAATAAAAAAATTTATTTATATTATTGTCAATTCAGTTATTAATACTCTTTTATATTTTAATATTAAATCATATTATTTAAAAAAAAATCCTGGTATATATATTAATAAAAAAAAAATATGTTCTTTAGGTTTAAATTTTTATAATGGTTATGTATCTCATGGATTAGCATTAAATATTGATATGGACTTATCTCCATTTAAATATATAAATCCATGCGGATATAAAAATATTAAAATGACACAATTTAAAGAATTAAAAAATAATATTAAAACTAATAAAATAATAAAAATATTAATTAATTTTTTAATATACATGATTTATTTTTAA
- the lipA gene encoding lipoyl synthase: protein MRKKNFYSLKIKLPYDFKKIINIKSILRKYNLNSVCEEASCPNLTECFNNNTATFMILGSICTRKCPFCNIKYGKPFKPSLDEPKNLAKAIKKIGLKYVVITSVDRDDLYDGGAQQFVNCIKAIKKYNYKIKVEILVPDFRGKIKNALKILSSYTPDIFNHNIESVPRLYKKIKPGSNYKKSLYLLKKFKDICPNIPTKSGIMVGLGETFNEIVNVLHDLYKNKVTMLTVGQYLQPSKNHLNIHKFWSIEEFNKIKNIANNIGFKSVFCGPLIRSSYHANLQSLKII, encoded by the coding sequence ATGAGAAAAAAAAATTTTTATTCATTGAAAATAAAATTACCTTATGATTTTAAAAAAATAATAAATATAAAATCTATTTTAAGAAAGTATAATTTAAATTCAGTATGTGAAGAAGCCTCTTGTCCTAATTTAACTGAATGTTTTAATAATAATACAGCCACTTTTATGATTTTAGGATCTATATGTACTAGAAAATGTCCTTTTTGTAATATTAAATATGGTAAACCTTTTAAACCATCTTTAGATGAACCAAAAAATCTAGCTAAAGCAATAAAAAAAATTGGTTTAAAATATGTAGTAATAACATCAGTTGATAGAGATGACCTATATGATGGAGGGGCACAACAATTTGTAAATTGTATAAAAGCTATTAAAAAATATAATTATAAAATAAAAGTTGAAATTTTAGTTCCAGATTTTAGAGGAAAAATAAAAAATGCTTTAAAAATATTATCTTCATATACTCCTGATATTTTTAATCATAATATAGAAAGTGTACCTCGTTTATATAAAAAAATTAAACCAGGTTCTAATTATAAAAAATCATTATATTTATTAAAAAAATTTAAAGATATATGTCCTAATATTCCTACTAAATCAGGTATAATGGTAGGATTGGGAGAAACATTTAATGAAATTGTTAATGTTTTACATGATTTATATAAAAATAAAGTAACTATGTTAACTGTAGGACAATATTTACAACCTAGTAAAAATCATTTAAATATACATAAATTTTGGAGTATCGAAGAATTTAATAAAATTAAAAATATAGCTAATAATATTGGTTTTAAAAGTGTTTTTTGTGGTCCTTTAATAAGATCATCTTATCATGCAAATTTACAATCTTTGAAAATTATTTAA
- the leuS gene encoding leucine--tRNA ligase encodes MQEKYCHQIIEKYVQKYWSKKKTFTVKEIKNKKKYYCLPMLPYPSGNLHLGHVRNYTISDVISKYYRMLGRNVLQTIGWDAFGLPAENAAIERKVEPKKWTYNNIYYMKKQLKKLGFGYDWNREITTCDPKYYKWEQWFFIKLYKKKLAYKKKTKVHWCNFDKTVLANEQVINNRCWRCNNLVIKKKISQWFIKITKYADELLEDLNKLKYWPEEVKTMQKNWIGKSKFIEIKFNIFNNNEIIKVYTKNPSDILGVTYISLSIDHYFSKKISKINTSVNKFIKISKKLIDIKYPNDKLNNIGINTNLFVINPFNKNKIPIWISNCVKNDYGVKAIISIPAHNKNDFNFSKKYSLNIKKIFKSTDKKYESNLPYIFNNNNSIICNCNKFNNLNFKDINNIIFDIILIKKIGCLKYYYRLKDWGVSRQRYWGAPIPMMKNKHGIIKPIPDNYLPILLSKYKYFKENNKLILIDKNKININNKIYFKEKDTFDTFMESSWYYIRYTCPNFNKSMINSKKANYWLPIDQYIGGIEHATMHLIYFRFYHKLLRDAGFIKSSEPVKKLLCQGMVVNESFYCLDNGIVKWLSNKNLIIKRNKNDKIIKVYKKNGTKVFYAGINKMSKSKKNGIDPKTIINNYGADTLRMFIMFAAPVSIKLKWNNNGIKGIYRFLNKIWNFVYKHIKFKKIYYEKKYKLIKKEKLCKKILTNLNETIKKVSNYIEKKQLFNKAISLIMVLLNNIIKISKKYYYYEIINKCLLVIIRLIYPFTPHFSFYLWNKMGNKKNIDEVLWPLTNNYLYKNNNILILIQINGKFKTKFLISNNISKKKIIDIIFKKKKIYKILKNSKILKIIYIKKKVINFII; translated from the coding sequence ATGCAAGAAAAATATTGTCATCAAATTATAGAAAAATATGTTCAAAAATATTGGAGTAAAAAAAAGACTTTTACAGTAAAAGAAATAAAAAATAAAAAAAAATATTATTGTTTACCTATGTTACCATATCCTTCTGGTAATTTACATTTAGGCCATGTAAGAAATTATACTATTTCTGATGTAATTTCTAAATATTATAGAATGTTAGGTAGAAATGTATTACAAACTATAGGTTGGGATGCTTTTGGACTTCCTGCAGAAAATGCTGCTATAGAAAGAAAAGTAGAACCAAAAAAATGGACATATAATAATATATATTATATGAAAAAACAATTAAAAAAATTAGGTTTTGGTTATGATTGGAATCGTGAAATTACAACATGTGATCCTAAATATTATAAATGGGAACAATGGTTTTTTATTAAATTATATAAAAAAAAACTTGCATATAAAAAAAAAACAAAAGTACATTGGTGTAATTTTGATAAAACAGTTTTAGCTAATGAACAAGTTATAAATAATCGTTGTTGGCGTTGTAATAATTTAGTTATTAAAAAAAAAATATCACAATGGTTTATTAAAATTACTAAATATGCTGATGAATTATTAGAAGATTTAAATAAATTAAAATATTGGCCAGAAGAAGTAAAAACTATGCAAAAAAATTGGATTGGAAAATCAAAATTCATAGAAATTAAATTTAATATTTTTAATAATAATGAAATAATTAAAGTATATACAAAAAATCCATCAGATATTTTAGGTGTTACTTATATCTCTTTGTCTATAGATCATTATTTTTCTAAAAAAATAAGTAAAATAAATACAAGTGTTAATAAATTTATAAAAATTAGTAAAAAACTAATAGATATAAAATATCCAAATGATAAATTAAATAACATTGGAATTAATACTAATTTATTTGTTATAAATCCTTTTAATAAAAATAAAATACCTATTTGGATATCAAATTGTGTAAAAAACGATTATGGGGTTAAGGCTATAATATCTATTCCTGCTCATAATAAAAATGATTTTAATTTTTCAAAAAAATATTCTTTAAATATTAAAAAAATATTTAAATCTACAGATAAAAAATATGAATCTAATTTACCTTATATATTTAATAATAATAATAGTATTATATGTAATTGTAATAAGTTTAATAATTTAAATTTCAAAGATATTAATAATATTATTTTTGATATTATTTTGATAAAAAAAATAGGTTGTTTAAAATATTATTATCGTTTAAAAGATTGGGGGGTATCTCGTCAAAGATATTGGGGTGCACCTATACCTATGATGAAAAATAAACATGGTATTATTAAACCTATACCAGATAATTATTTGCCAATTTTATTATCAAAATATAAATATTTTAAAGAAAATAATAAATTAATTTTAATTGATAAAAATAAAATTAATATTAATAATAAAATTTATTTTAAAGAAAAAGATACTTTTGATACATTTATGGAATCTTCTTGGTATTATATACGTTATACTTGTCCTAATTTTAATAAAAGTATGATAAATTCTAAAAAAGCAAATTATTGGTTACCAATAGATCAATATATCGGGGGGATTGAACATGCAACAATGCATCTTATATATTTTAGATTTTATCATAAATTACTTAGAGATGCAGGTTTTATTAAATCATCAGAACCAGTTAAAAAACTTTTATGTCAAGGTATGGTAGTTAATGAAAGTTTTTATTGCTTAGATAATGGTATTGTTAAATGGTTATCTAATAAAAATTTAATTATTAAAAGAAACAAAAACGATAAAATTATAAAAGTTTATAAAAAAAATGGTACTAAAGTATTTTATGCTGGTATAAATAAAATGTCTAAATCAAAAAAAAATGGAATAGATCCAAAAACTATTATTAATAATTATGGAGCTGATACATTAAGAATGTTTATCATGTTTGCAGCCCCAGTATCTATAAAATTAAAATGGAATAATAATGGTATTAAAGGTATTTATAGATTTTTAAATAAAATTTGGAATTTTGTATATAAACATATAAAATTTAAAAAAATATATTATGAAAAAAAATATAAATTAATTAAAAAAGAAAAATTATGTAAAAAAATATTAACAAATTTAAATGAAACAATAAAAAAAGTTTCTAATTATATTGAAAAAAAACAATTATTTAATAAAGCAATATCTTTAATTATGGTTTTATTAAATAATATTATTAAAATTTCAAAAAAATATTATTATTATGAAATAATAAATAAATGTTTATTAGTTATTATAAGACTTATTTATCCTTTTACTCCTCATTTTAGTTTTTATTTATGGAATAAAATGGGAAATAAAAAAAATATAGATGAAGTTTTATGGCCTTTAACAAATAATTATTTATATAAAAATAATAATATATTAATTTTAATACAAATTAATGGTAAGTTTAAAACAAAATTTTTAATTTCAAATAATATTTCTAAAAAAAAAATAATAGATATAATTTTTAAAAAAAAAAAAATTTATAAAATTTTAAAAAATTCAAAAATATTAAAAATAATATATATAAAAAAAAAAGTTATAAATTTTATTATATAA
- the cysS gene encoding cysteine--tRNA ligase: protein MLKIFNSIKNKKEKFISIKKKNVNIYVCGVTVYDLCHIGHGRTFVFFDIMIRYLIYFGYKINYVRNITDFDDKIINKSNKKKISIKNLTNSMILKMKEDFNNLNLLKPNKEPLVTDNIQNIIELILKLLKNKNAYINYKGDILFSIKTYNNYGHFFKKNKINILKNSNKIDFVLWKKSKINEPGWLSPWGIGRPGWHIECSTICNKYLGNKIDIHGGGQDLIFPHHENEIAQSQCIFKNNKINYWVHVGMLMIDNDKMSKSKNNDLKIRTLLNNYNNEIIRYFLLSRHYRKPLIYKINSLNKYTNILKFMYKSLQNTNPNIKILLGNTFKNRFFEAINDDFNIPESFSVLLSLSKEINNLKNKQSSKVHNFAARLRQLAGILGLLKNDPNDFLKKINGYSSKINDKNFFYYKYIDKINKIRNYYRINKKWKLADKMRKKLNKLNIRIEDNINNTNLYKK, encoded by the coding sequence ATGTTAAAAATATTTAATTCTATTAAAAATAAAAAAGAAAAATTTATATCTATTAAAAAAAAAAATGTAAATATTTATGTATGTGGAGTTACTGTTTATGATTTATGTCATATTGGACATGGTAGAACTTTTGTTTTTTTTGATATAATGATTAGATATTTGATTTATTTTGGTTATAAAATAAATTATGTACGTAATATTACTGATTTTGATGATAAAATTATAAATAAATCTAATAAAAAAAAAATATCAATTAAAAATTTAACTAATAGTATGATATTAAAAATGAAAGAAGATTTTAATAATTTAAATTTACTTAAACCTAATAAAGAACCGCTTGTTACAGATAATATACAAAATATTATTGAATTAATTTTAAAATTATTAAAAAATAAAAATGCTTATATAAACTATAAAGGTGATATATTATTTTCTATTAAAACTTATAATAATTATGGTCATTTTTTTAAAAAAAACAAAATAAATATTTTAAAAAATAGTAATAAAATAGATTTTGTTTTATGGAAAAAATCAAAAATAAATGAACCAGGTTGGTTATCTCCTTGGGGTATAGGTAGACCAGGTTGGCATATTGAATGTTCAACCATATGTAATAAATATTTAGGAAATAAAATTGATATTCATGGAGGAGGACAAGATTTAATTTTTCCTCATCATGAAAACGAAATAGCTCAATCACAATGTATTTTTAAAAATAATAAAATTAACTATTGGGTTCATGTAGGAATGTTAATGATAGATAATGATAAAATGTCTAAATCAAAAAATAATGATTTAAAAATAAGAACTTTATTAAATAATTATAATAATGAAATTATAAGATATTTTTTATTATCCCGTCATTATAGAAAACCATTAATATATAAAATTAATAGTTTAAATAAATATACTAATATTTTAAAATTTATGTATAAATCATTACAAAACACAAATCCTAATATTAAAATTTTATTAGGAAATACATTTAAAAATCGTTTTTTTGAAGCAATAAATGATGATTTTAATATTCCTGAATCTTTTTCTGTATTATTAAGTTTATCTAAAGAAATAAATAATTTAAAAAATAAACAATCTTCTAAGGTTCATAATTTTGCAGCTAGATTACGTCAATTAGCTGGAATATTAGGTTTATTAAAAAATGATCCTAATGATTTTTTAAAAAAAATTAATGGATATTCTTCAAAAATAAACGATAAAAATTTTTTTTATTATAAATATATAGATAAAATAAATAAAATAAGAAATTATTATCGTATTAATAAAAAATGGAAGTTAGCAGACAAAATGAGAAAAAAATTAAATAAATTAAATATTAGAATTGAGGATAATATTAATAATACAAACTTATATAAAAAATAA
- the ybeY gene encoding rRNA maturation RNase YbeY, with protein MKKIICNLKLMCKYKRKIISLSKLQYLLISITKYKKINKEINIVIVDKKKIIELNKLYFNKNKVTNIITFNDINIPNTNIKIIGEIVICYKNIIKESKLYKIKFETLFLHNIMHGILHLIGYKHKLYKDLISMIKIETSIMKSMGYKNPYFL; from the coding sequence ATGAAAAAAATTATTTGTAATTTAAAATTAATGTGTAAATATAAAAGAAAAATAATTTCTTTATCTAAATTACAATATTTATTAATATCTATAACAAAATATAAAAAAATTAATAAAGAAATAAATATTGTTATTGTTGATAAAAAAAAAATAATAGAATTAAATAAATTATATTTTAATAAAAATAAAGTTACTAATATTATTACATTTAATGATATAAATATACCAAATACAAATATTAAAATAATAGGAGAAATAGTTATATGTTATAAAAATATTATAAAAGAATCAAAATTATATAAAATAAAATTTGAAACGCTTTTTTTACATAATATTATGCATGGAATTTTACATTTAATAGGATATAAACATAAATTATATAAAGATTTAATTTCTATGATTAAAATAGAAACAAGTATTATGAAATCAATGGGATATAAAAATCCTTATTTTTTATAA